The Aythya fuligula isolate bAytFul2 chromosome 1, bAytFul2.pri, whole genome shotgun sequence nucleotide sequence CATTAATgataacttaaaaacaaaacaaaagtttttaaCTGATTCATGATGTGCTTATTAAGTGTTACCATAAGTGGATAAAGGAAGAATAACTAAGAACTAATGGAACAGAATTGTTACTGCTATATTTGAGGTTATAGAGTGGCAATGTACCAGTGCCCCCTTCTCTTACTTTTGTGGCTGTTTAAGGGAAAGCAcgtgcttttttaaaatacagtgtagGAATCACCTAGGAATAACTGCTGCACAGGCTGAAGTCACGTAAGTGGAGTTCAATGAGAGTGAGCATAAAGCTAAGCTGCTACTTAtacttttcattacaaaaatctTCCATAGTGGGTGAGTAGAAGATGTCAACCTAGCAATCATGATTACTGTTACAGTTGTGAACACTAGATGGAGATGTTGATCCATATCCTTTCTACTTCTGTAAACAAAACTTGTATTGTGTACCCCTGTCACAGAAAAATCTGTACTTTGATGTGGCTTCTGTGGCAAGTCTTAAGTATCCAGCTGGGCTAGAATGTGGTAGATGTAGACAAAAACTGTCAATCTCCACAAGATGATTAtcaatttaaaaagttattgtTACAAGTAAAAAGAGTTATTTTGCAGTATTGTATTTCAAGCAGTATGCACTGTTCCTGTTCTGGTGGATATCCCTGACTGTCTTCCATTTATTGTGTACCTGGGAAGAAAAGCCTAGGGAGAAGGTAGGGCAGCAGTTCTAGTCTACTTAGCCAGCCACATTCTCCAAGCTATATTCCTATATACAGATTTGCTATGTGCTATAGTCCCTGCCTGCAACCTTTTGGTTCTCAACCTTTTGGTTCTCTTCCTAATTTTTGTCCCTACCACTCATCATAGTTAAGCACTTGTTGGGCATATGGTTACAAGTTTAAGAACTTTCAAGAGTAAGAAAAAGGATAACACAGACAATGTGTTTTCACAGGTATTCACAATAACTCAGTTTAACTCAGTTCATTCACAAAGGAATTCATATTGTGCTAAGCCCCTCAGCATGAGCATCTGTCTTTGAGACTGCATTGGTGTGCTATAATTTATCTGCTTCATGGTGAGAAGTCTAAGGCGTACTTCATACTTTCTGTTGCTATAATGCCTACCTCCATGgttatacagagaaaaaaaaaatccaagactGGTCAAGTTGTAAAATGATGAGACCTCagggctaggaaaaaaaatcatatatcaTTGCATAACAGTAGGTCAGGAGAGGGCTACAGGTATATCATCACTGAACATCACAGAGgactttttaatgaataaaagccatgctttggtttttgtttcagaagagTTGGTTTTGAGCACCATTCTCTCAATAGGACtgctggatttaaaaaaaaaaagttttattgcctttgtttttgctttctgttttcttttaaacactgGCCACTTAAGTATCTAAATGAAAATTGAGCTTTCTAGAAACCTAGTCAATCTACACTTAGCACTTGATAGCCAAAATGTCACACAAAAATTGGTAAGTTTCTACACAAATTGTTAAAGGCAATGCctcttgggaaaaaaagttttttaatgcAGCATTAAAGAACAAAGATAACACTGTCAGAGGTACCAAAGTAACAACATGCCATGAAATGTTCCAAGGATTAATCAAAGCACAAGATTCATCATGCTGTTATGCCATTTAGCCCTACCTCAGCAGGAATGAAGACCTATCTGCTGGAGCAAAAGTCAAGAATATAGTTCTAACTTCATATTCTTTACCATTTATGCTTCTAAAAATGCCAGCTAGCATTGctaaactgcattttaatgaaagagaaaCTACTTCTCAAAGCTTACACTGACTTCCAGCTCAGGTAAGATACTCATTTATGCAGTAACTACAAGCCACGAGGTGATGCTCTTAATCCACACCTcgacaagaaaataaatttcttttttttctattcctttttaaTATCCCACAGTAGGAACATATGgagaaaagcatgttttgtaATAATGTTAATCTGGTGTTTGCAGCAACCTCACACACAAACTACAGTCTATAATTATAAACaagtttttctgaaataagacATTACCTTCAGAAAGTTTGAAAGAAATGATCTTTCTAGGATAACCAGTCCAAATAAATGGTTAAAAAtccaaggaaacaaaatgaaaacactacAGGTGAGCTAtctaataataaaattatgtcATTGAACACCTAGTAGGCAATCCCACATCAAAATAATTCTTCAATTTTCCTTGATAGGCATATGCTGGTGCAATGCAGTTTTCCATTGTACACACACTCTCACCCCAACACATTTGTTCAGAGGTAAAACTATTCCATGTGTACATATTGACTATGAAGTGAGAGTGGTCTTCCAGGAATTTGTATACACACACTACAAGGATGACTGatgaatgtaataaaaatagaCACCTTGTTACCTTGTATATTCAACAATattaatacatgtatgtataatcatcaaaatatttccataaatgTATACGCATAAGTATTTCTTAGTAAAATGAATGGCAATCCATTTTCCATGGTGTTTTTGAAACCTCCatggctggaaaacaaaaagactggAGAGATTTTCCAAGGGATGTAGCTCTGACAGCATGActaatttattcctttttttgctCTTCACCTTTAGATTCCCTTAGCACCTCTTGccattttttctccatctcttctttGCAACTCAGAAAGGCATCTTCCAGACGCCTCATGGAATTGGCCAGGTCTGGGTTGGTACGCATTACTACCATGTCATATGCCATCCAGGTTGCCTGTACTTTAAACCAAAAGATATTACCAAGACaggaattttcaaaaaaaaaaaaaaaaaaaaataatgcagtggCTGATTcaataaaagaataaaggaCGTTAATTATTATTAGATCAGACCTTATGTCAGAGAAGGCCTATAATAAAATAGCAGAAGCTGCTCACAGTAAtgctcaaaattaaaaaatatatatatgtttggtGTTACTTTTTTATAAATGtctcaaaatacttcagaatggAAGCATACAGATGTAAAGTACAAAAAGGAAATGGACATTTTACCTAATGTTTACAACAAAATGGGTGATTAAAAAAGGTGTAATCAacttttttaatatgaatgaaTGAAACCCAAGAATTCTAGCTCCAGAGCAGTAACAGGAGGCTTATGTTaggtgaggaaaagaaaagccaaagatCACAGCATGGAGATGGAAAAACAATTAAGAACAACCTAACTAATGAGATCAGTTCTtaaatttcattctttcctttttgttttaccaTAAATTGACTGTAGTTTTCTCAACAACATTCCTAAATCATCATTAATTACATATAATCTAATTATCAATTTCCATCCACTTGTGTTAGTTGTACAGTTTCTGATAGAATTGTTGCAGAATATGAAGAGGAATATGTAGTCTTCTCCATACATAAGATTAAATTTGTAAAGAGTCTTCCAACAGGGTAATTGTCATGGATTGACTGAAGAGTTACTGTGTACTCCAccattttgcaaaattaaattttaattttatgtttttatttatgttttaatctttgtaaattaaatgccttaatattatttttgctttcagccaCCACTCTGAACTAAGCATCATCTTAGTGTTAACGCCCGATTAGATTATTTGCactctttttctctcagttaAGAACGTTAGGGCATTTGCTgatggcaattttttttccaactacaTTTCTATCACACAAGGAAGTTCACAgcaataaatgtaaataattaataaatctCCAGTGTCTTCACTCTAGTAGACAAATCCACACTGTTCTTACTAAAGACCTTTACctgtcattttttccatttcctccaGAAGTTTCTCTAGCTCTCTGTTCAGGTCCTCTACCATCTTTACCATATTATCATAATTTCTGTCCTGAGGTTCTGATCTGGCCATCTGCAAGGAAAGCAAGTATttcatactttattttactttgaggTGAGTTGATTTTGACAATATTGGAATacagattaataaaaaaaagtgtgtaagTTTCTCCGTTTACATGTCAAGCCATTAAGAACCTGACCTGGAAGTTACTGGTTACCAACTGTATGTGGCATGCTTCCTTCAATCCATTTCAAAATCAGTTTAAGCAGAAAGAATTACACTGAAATATGCTGTATTTGTGTGAGGTAAATATTTTGGTATCTGTAATGACAAAGATTACCGTGTCAAAGAGATCATTAGAAAACTTTATCTATTTTCCTGTTACACTCGCAGCGTTTTAACGGCACGCCCGGCCTCACGGGGACGCTGAGGGCTCTCAGCGCACCCCCGCCTTTACCAGCTGCCCAAAACCCCGCGGTTTGGCCCCAAACCGCCCCGTGCCGTGCCACCCTGCAGCCACGGCCCCGTCCCACGGCTCGGGGCCCGCCGCAGCCCCTCACGGAGCCGCCGACCCCGCCTCGCCCTcaccctccccgctccccgccgccacGGGGCCCGCGTGCGACAGGGGCGGGCGGCAACGGGACACAAGAAAATGCCGTGCCGtcctccccgcccgcccgcggCTGCGGCGCCCGCGGGCTGAGCCACCCCGGTGAATGTTGTGGTTCGCGGAAGCGAGCgctgcggcggcggcgaggTAGGCTGCCGTGGGAAGGGGCGGGGAAGGACAcggcttttttttggggggggtgggcgGCTGTCGCGGGGCGTCCCGGCCGCCTCCCCTCCTGCCACAGCGGACGCCAAACGTAGTTGGCCTTCCCCGGAGGCCGGAAGGCAGGAGGTAAccccccttccctgctgccccgGCGTTTCGGTGTTGGGTAACCTCAGCTCCCGGGGGCTGTGCACCTGTGTGTTTGTCCGGCGCTGCTTTCCCATGTACTGCTTCCTCGCTCCGTGAAAATCTGGGCAGCAAGCATCCTCTGTTTGTATAATAATTAATGTGTGCACGCAATTCCAGTAGTTTGCGTGCCTTAGGTACCTTGCTAGTGCATAATACTAAATGGGCTGAAATCCATTTCCCGTGGCACTGGCAGACGGGAACAGTATGTTTTCAACGTGCCTTGGTTTATTTGTCATTCTTGCCTGTCCTTTAGGACACAGCGATGTGGTAGAGGGTGAATTACAGGTCAAAAAATGTGTTgttaaatggaaacaaacataCTTTTATGGAACAGTGTTACATTACGTGAACTTCTGTGATATACATACTCTTTAGTTCTTGTGAGGTCTCTGTTGGCATCCTTGCCAGGGAAGAGCcagcttctctgtttctttttgtgtgaAGTGACGCAATTTATTCAATACTTAGACTGGGTGTTTAGGCTATTGCACTTCTGTTCAACAGCTTCCAAGTTTAGCCAAGAGGAGCTGTTGTGTTCTCACTTGGAAATGTGAACAATGTAAAAAtgcagtggcaaaaaaaaaatgaacttagGAGGAAAATGTGTATATTTAGCAGAAAGAACATaagaagctgaaagagaaaaggtaaAAGTAACTGAAGAATGTGCATGCCTATTGTGCTCAGGGTGTTAGTTGCTAAGGTCAGGAGCAGCAAGAAACCACACAAAGCTGTATGTGCTGCACCTAACTTCCAATCTAACAGTTTGTCAATTGATGACTACTGATTTGAGGATCCCAGTGAGCTCTCACTCtgggaaattatttatttgaagaagaaaacaagagaatCTAGCTCAGACGCATGTTATCTAACTTCTGTCATTTGACAAAGATGTGAATTAGGAGCTGGGCTACCCTTTATACCTGTCATGTAGGGAGAGAGGATTTTAGTGCTTGAACTGCTTACAGAACTGCCTATGACCTTGTGCTAACTATAACAGAGAGTCTGTGGCAGCCATACTCctaactttgtttttcatctctgtcaAACGAATCCAAGCCTCTGGGCCTGGAAAATCTGCCAAAGAAGCCAAAGGGGAAAACTCTACCATAACCTACTGAGCTTAGGTACTTTGAGCATCTAACCATCCTTCAGGATCTTTCCTGAGCATCTGGTTTGAGTAGGGAGGGCTGGCCGCCAAGGCAGAGACTGTAAAACTGCAAAGGAAATTTCCATTTAGATTCAGGAAGAGAGTTGGGAAAGGTACAGTCTAGTTTGGCTGGAAAGTGGGTGGAAAATATTACTATTAGTTGTGCCTCACCTTAAATAGTGGAAGTGCTGGCAAATTACTGGACCTTCAACTGGCTGATGAGAATTAATCTTTTGATCATTTAGTTTTTATATGGaagagctctttttttctcctcatttctctTCATGTAATGCAGCTCCTCCTAGTCTTCATTCTTATGGaaatttttaataacaaaagcaGTAGGGATGAATTGAAAATCACAGTAGAGATaccattttcaagaaaaatcaaGGCAAATGAATTGTTCTCAAGTCAGAATATCTTGTTGTCATGAGAGGCAGAGCTCCTGAGGCAGAAGTGACTTGGGATAATGATGGGAATGTTTCTTTCACTTCTAGATCATCTCTTCTGATTCTTGCCCTGCTCAGGGACAAATGGCTAGCTTGTGGAACCAAAGGAAGAGGTACTAAGCCTTTCAACCTCTGTGGGGTTCGTCTGACCAAAAGATCAGTCATTATCCATCATCTATGGGCATGGTTTTCAAATCTTACAGTAGGATGTGAAAGTAAACATCAGAAAACTTACTGCCTCTaaattactgcagaaaaaaatgtggatacCACAGTAAGATTAAACAAGAGGATCCTTTCATATGAAGCTTACTTTCTGGACCAGTGACAGTTTCTTGGAGTTTGCTGACTTTCTGGAAGTTAAACTAGAAAAGTAGCAGCCTGCTGAACAGTCTCATCACATAGGACAAAGACTGAATGGTTTGTGGCTGCATTGCCACTCAGTCTCAGAAGCATGTTGTTGAGGTTACTTAGCAGTTGTGTGTAGTTTGGATGGTTGCTGTGTGTGGTAAAGAGGACGTTTTTGTTAGCAAGACTGACAGTCCATCACCTTTCAGTGCACCTAGTCatacataaggaaaaaattgcataaggaaaaaaacagaaggacaTTTAAACAGGCAATGTTTTCGTTGTGGCTGTGCACACAATAGAAGACTTGTAGCAGAAGTTTGCTTTTCACAGGACAATAAACGACTGCTGTCCCTTACCCAAACAGGGGGAGGGGGTTATGGATCTGTGAGGAAGACTATAGTTTGAAGTCTGAACTCTGAACTGTTAAAACATCTTCTCCAACCAGTCTGACTGGCATCACAGCAGAAAGATTGACTGGGGAAACTAAAAGCAACAGGGGTTGCTACTTTTGCATATGCATACCTTGAATATTAACCCCATGCCTTTCCTACTCTTTATTTCTACAGGTGGGGGCTGTAGAAACTGTGGAACAAGGATCAAAATGAGAAAGACTATCACTTATTATATTCTTAAACAGTATGTTTGAATAGGTTCCCCCAGCTGCCCTTAGGGAAAGTGCCTCTGGAAAGCAACACATCTCAGTAGAGAGCACATTTAAATGAGGTACTATTCTTTGCAATTTATCTGCTTCTTAATGAGGAGTGAGGTATAGATCCTCAGATCTTTTActtcttcacagagaaaatactgCTGACAGTCAATGCAAGGTAGCAccagaacaggaggaaaatagaaaacagagcCTCAGCCTATGGTCTGCAGCTGTAGTGATCTTTGTAACTCGAGAAAATTTTCAGTCTAGAGGATTTCTGCTGATTTCTCGGGGTACAGAAGTCCACATTATGTGACTATTTCACTAATATTATTTTGCTTGCTTCTGCCAGGCTCTGTAGAGATCAAGCCATAAAGAGATCCACTCCTGAGTTTAACCATTCTTTACACCTAGAAAGTAAATGCCAGGTGGAACGATAATCCCAGAGAGAAGTTTGAGAGGTACTGCTGTACAGATACATTGATATGCAGTTGCTCCTATGGATAGATTAACTACTGTGTTTCCCTATCTAAAGCTATTGCCTCTACCACAGCTAAAAACTTCCCAAAACTAATTTATACAGCACCAAAGTGTTAATAGGAATAAATCAGATCTGCTCAAACAGTTGTCAGAGATCATATGATTTTTACCTATCCAAAGCCACCAGTAGAGCGTCATGACTGTGCACTGAACTTTGTCTCTCAGTGGTAGGTCTCATGTTGTTTCCTCTTGTAATACAACTGCCTCCCACTTGTGTGAAATAGGTAAGCAAATAATCTTCTACAGGCTCATATAATCAGGAGTCAGGAATCTGAAACACAAGATGTTTTGGTGAAACACAAGATGTTTCGGTGATAGCTGAGGGCAGTCTATGAGCTGACAGGGGGAGCCtacagcccagcagctgggacTCAAATACACTGGTTGGTTGGGAAGGAAGTCCCCAGGGCAGAAATGCTAAGGAACTGAAATATAATGAAGAGTATACCCCATGGCTGCTCAGGACTGAGGGCACTGACAGAGCTGAACAGTGACTTCAAGGGCATGGTAACAAGATGAGATTGCAGGGTGTGTTCTAGAATATTAACAGGACTTATTGGAGAGGTTAGGATGGATTTTGAAGGGGCTTTGTAAGTGCGAGTCATTGTCAGGGCTGTGTGGGAAGCTCCAAGCTGGGCTACcgagaggaaagggaaagggaagagctgaacagcagagatggaaaatgcTGGCAGAATGCATGGGCAGCCTGAGCAAGAGGGATACAAGGAGCAAGTCTGAATGTGAAAAAACCTTGCATTGCAGCTATCTGTTTGGGTattattaatcttttttccctttgttcagTTGCATGTTCTCTACCGGGTTGTGTTCCTGATAGAAAGCTTTTTCAGCATCTGGAGTTTTTTTAGGGGGATTGTCCAAATGTTGTGTTCTGAGAAcccattttatttctaaagatgAACCATTAATCTGAAGTGTGCAGTTTCCGTTTGTTATGTTATCCCGTCCCTCTTGATGGGCGCTTGCCTGCCTTTCCAATTATGCTCGAAGGTCCCCGCCCAAGGAGTCTTTGCCTTGCCTGTGTCTGTCATCAGTGGGTGAGCAGCTGGTGTGTGCAAGCCAGGCAGACCCGTTTTACGAGTGTGTGCCTACCTGTCAGCTTTCGTGTTGGACTTAGGCTCCTACGATACCCCTGGGGAGACAGCCGAGAGAACCTCGAGGAGTAAAGAACTGCAGCTGGGCAGGTCAGGGGCAGGCAAATCAGTGAGGAGGAACTTAGTCATAAGAATTACAGCTGCACGAGGTAACCATCAGCATTATCAGGAGTGGCTTCAGACAAacagggagctggcagcaggtgGGTTCCAGGAAAAGAGTACTGCAGGGCAAGAGAAATGGTGTGATTGAGGTAAGTGAGAGAAAACGCTGCTAGAAGACTAGCTGatgaatatttaaacatttgaaaagacTTCTATTAACATAAATGTGACATGAACTAGGATATAACTGCACTGTAAAATTTATACATCTATGTACATCTGAGTGTGTTCTTACTGCTTGTACAGAAGTTACTTATACATCTCTGTGATAAAATCTTGTCATAATGGTATTGGGGTTTGAGAAAATAGGGTGATACCCTCTACACACAGGTtgatgaaataatgaaataactTCTAGTCACATTttaaacagggagaaaataagaaagaaaataagtactGTTTAAAATTAGTTTCAATTCACTGAAATAATGCAAGGCAATGCAGTGCCCGTGAATGTAAATATGCTCAGTGCTCAGTTAAGTAATATGTGCCTAGGTGTGGATTCAGAATTGATTAGCATTTGATTTGTCACTACTGCTTTATtgtaaggaaattaaataatcCTACGTGGTGCAGGTATCTAgcttttttctgtgtatttaccTGTTTCCATCTATGTGTGCACGCACGTAAGCTACTTAAGCATAAAGACAATCTACATTAAATGCACCAACAAACACCCAAAAGTTAAGGACTTGTGAAGCTAAAGTTATGTGCACAACTTCAGCTAAATTTCCATATGGCTGTGTGTCTATGAAAGCAGGTTCACATCGTTTCTTAAGCCATTATGCAGCAACATGATATGCAGTATTTTTATCATGCAGTGGTTTTTTACAACAAGAACTACATGTGCATTGATCCTTTGAAAAACTCTCAACTCTTCTAATGCCCTGGTATGGCTTTTTCTGTCACAATATTTCACAATATCTGTATTAGGTTTGTACTAGGGTTTGGGTACAGGTTTAGTGCTTGCAGCTACTACcaaaatcagtgaaaaacatACAACATGGCTGGTGCTTTCAAAAGTAGCCTGTGATTTTGGAACTACAAAAAGGAAGGTCATGGGTAAATGTATGTTTGCGAACCTGGCCTCTAGGCGTTTCATATTCTTTCTCACTAATGGCTTCAGGTTAATGTATttgttactttattattattattattttattttatcttttattttgcaggctACCTATGAGGAATATTTTTTGTGGCCTTAATAAAGGGGAGTGTGATTAAAATGTATGTTAGTATTTCAGAAACTATATGAGGGCTTATctgtattagaaaaaatatttttgtcttaatcACCATTTAGTTTCTGTACTGTTTCACACTTCTCTGCTCAGGACTTCCTCATGATGtacaaataaattcattttttttgtgagatGATCTGAGTTTAAGCAAAACTTAGCACCATAAGATCTTGCATATCTCCAATGACATGGTGCCGGTTTGGACTGATCTCCTTAGGATAAAAGCACAACAGTGCAGAGTCCTCTTCACTCATACTTTTCAGTGCAGTGATGACTGCTGACTTCGCCTGTTTTTTATGCTCCCTTGAAAAGGAGCCAGGTTTGCCCTAAGTGATCCACCTGCCCAGGTAGTAGCATGAACCttgttatttgcttttttttttttttttttttttttttttcccaatggtATATCTCTTCAGAAGTAGTCATCCTGATTTTCTGTAACTccttaaaatacttcagtagCAGCTAGCCTAGATTTGATGTTCAGGTATTGCTTCTAATTTTGGACCAAGAGAAAATCTTGAGTCACTGTATGGgattttttgaaatactttgtttttttatagAGTGTTACAGCTGCCACCTGATGCAAAAGTGAGTTAGAATACCAATCTTTATAGCTGAGAAATTATGACAGCGAGTGCAGCAAGCCACAGGGCATTATCAGTAATCCCTGTTTGGGACAGAAGTGAGGTGGCTCTGGTATGTTATGACCTGTACTGACCAGTCAGAATTTCCCATTCTACACGGCAGGAGATGCTGCTCAGATTAAGTAGCTCAGAGGTGCCTTATGGTGAGATGGCTCAGTGGGTCAGGGAAGCCTTGCAAAAACGTCATGATCTGCCTGGCTGTTGGAAAAGTCACTAAAGTCTTCTGAaggcagaagggacaggacatgCAGGCTAACAGGTGCATAGCTTTTTGTAGACGTGAAAGGCATCACGTTGTTCAGTTTGAGACCCGTGGgagctgttttttatttgttttggataCTACTTTTATGTAAAATGGTGGACGCTGCTGGGAAGAAGTCTCtatttctctgcttgcttttctgtggtatttttcttctccctctctcacaTTCAGTGTGCACAGCTGTCTGGCTATCTGGAGCCCAGACACTGTGCTTTCACTGCCATTTTGGTTCCTAGTAGCTCCCTTCCTTTCCAGCTGCATGACCTGAGTTGCGTGCTTGCACACATAATGTCTGTCATAGCCTTGACTGGTAGCAATGTTCAAAGGtcatataaaacagaaagaaaataataaaagcagtacAGAACTGGAAAAGCTTGAGTATagatctgctgctgcaaggaatAAAATAGGAGGCATTATGGataaaggatttattttgtcttttatcaGTCAGGCTATTTAGTATGCTAGATTGAGGAGAATAATTACTCAGCTGTTCCTTACCTACCTGCAGTCATATTACAGTTGGTCCTTGTGATGAGCGCAAGAAAAACGTTTGGAAGCATATTCTGATAATAAAGTGGTGTGCAATTATGCAAGTCAGGAAGTCTGATGAAATGTTAACTTCCACATCAGCTCATAGCACAGTTTAAAAGTTTTAATGAAGATCTGAATTAATCTTAGCCTTTAATTTTatcatatttaattaatttaatcaCCTGTTCCTTTAGCCAGAATAGCTAATCAGTACACATGGATTTGTTTCAACAATGGGAACTGATGTTGCAAGTCAGATACATTCACTGGCAAACTGTGTATCATGAGTACATGCAGCATCTTATTTTCCTGAATGTGTCAGCCAGTTTGTGTGCACAGTTCTCAAGCCAGTTATTCCCATATATTCCATTGACATATAAGACTTTATGTTTTTGTTACTTCTCAGTCTTCACAGCAATGTCTGTCTCTTAGGCTTCTTGACTTTTAGGTGCTGGCACTTAAATAAGCGTAAATTGAGCCTGATGGAAAAATGCAAGggaagattatttatttttgggcAATCACCTGCTCAATTCATTTTACCACATTGCCCTGTAAATGCTTGTGCTAGCACTAGAGGGACAGCATGAACATGGGAATGAATGACAGGGAATGGAAAAATTTGTAGCAGGGCTTATGTTGGCATACAGTGCCTGTGGCTTGGTGCTGACCCAGGGAATGGTGTCATGATACAGCTTTAGACAAAATAGCCATTCAATATTCTGGGTAGTGGAAGATCCCTTTTCCCTGTTCCTGCTTCTGGATGTATGCTCTTGCCACTTCCTTGAGCCTGTGTTGGCACTTGTTAAATTGCTTGGTGAAGTAGtaccacacacaaaaatggTAGGAAAGTACCGTGCCTAAGGTCTAAGGGCAGCTACTTTTGCTATGTCTAGCTACCACAGTCTTGATTATATATTTATCTTGGATGTGGGGTTTTGGATTCAAGTATTGGCTGAAGAAAGGCTTGATTGTTGTTGTTAGGGTTCACATGGAGCCATGTTGTATCTGAACGTGGTTTGTAATACATTGAGCATTACTCTTACAGGCGCTAGCaaagctgtatttccttttgcCACAGCAAAAGCTCCCATGTTTCATCAGATCTTTTCAGTAAAACTCCTGTCCCCTTTTTCTGAGCCCTTATCAGGGAAACGGGTGCCTTTTCAAAACTTGTTTACCGAGAACTTCACAGCCTCTTGTTGCTTCCATTCAGTTCCTTGTGTTGAGGAGCTTTGTTGAGAAAAGCTAATCTGCATTCTGGTCAATGTATCAAGGGGAAGGTGTCTTTCAGGAAGTCTTGAGAGCCTGAAACTGCACAGAAACATATCGCTGTTACCTTGATCTTTGGCATTCTGAAGGAAGAGTGGCCTGGTACTGTGGTTGTTACCtaccatgttttatttttatatttcattaccAATTAGTTTTCTTGTATAAGGTGTACAAGCACAACGGCACATCAGatctggtggaaaaaaaatgcttgtggtaggaaaaaaaaaggaaattcaaggatttgtgtaaaaaaacaaaaacgacAAGTTTGTTGAAAcaagcagaaggagaaggaaatcaGAATAAACTGAAAGTCTAGATAGGCTCAGGCAAGGagaagcaaatgtatttttagaagtaAGCAATGAAGAGAAATGACAATCCAAGAGTTCCAGGTAGTAGATTTTAGTATATGCAAAAgagtactaaaaaaaaacaacagtggaaTAACTAAACTGATATTT carries:
- the SYCE3 gene encoding synaptonemal complex central element protein 3, whose product is MARSEPQDRNYDNMVKMVEDLNRELEKLLEEMEKMTVQATWMAYDMVVMRTNPDLANSMRRLEDAFLSCKEEMEKKWQEVLRESKGEEQKKE